In Mugil cephalus isolate CIBA_MC_2020 chromosome 7, CIBA_Mcephalus_1.1, whole genome shotgun sequence, the sequence GTCTCCATTTGTCCTGCGAGCCATGATGAGTGGTCAGTACTGGCCCGAGGGAGATGAGGTCTACCACGCAGAGCTCACTGTGCCTATCCTTCTGGTTCATGGCATGTGTGACAAGTTTGTGCCCATGGATGAGGACCAGCGCATGGCCGAGGTACAGAACAGCTGCATCCGTGTCACCTACGTGTTGATCTGTTATATTTTGTGAGTGATCTGTTGTAATGTTTATTGTAATATTACTTCATTTGTGCCTCTGTTTCTAGATCCTCCTATTTGCATTCCTAAAAGTCATCGAGGAAGGAAGTCACATGGTCATGATGGAGTGTCCTGACACCGTCAACACCCTCCTCCACGAGTTCTTTCTATGGGAGCCTGACATGTCCAGAAAAGACAGCAGCAAGACAGATACAGTTGTTGTCAGTGACATTCTTCACACACTGAAAATCAATAAGTCTGTGGACAAATAACCAACAAGGAGTCCTAGCGTTTTCCACAGAACCAAGCAGAAGGCCTTTTCCGGCAGTTGGCATGTCTTCTTAAGGCTCCCAGGCTGAGGGCTGTTATAAACAGGGCCGCATCTTAAGGATGTGGACGACCACTGGTGCTTCAAGATAAAGCAGGAAAGAACATGCGTGAGAGGATGCAAATACACAGCCAGTTTCTTCTTCGCTTTTTGATACCGGTTTGTGCTCCATCGCACCATGTTTGCAAAACGACACAATACTTGGAAATCAAAGGGGCTGTCCATCTGTGGTTTGTATATGAAATGTCTGTGGTGACAAAGTAACTACTACACAATGCAAAAGGCATAACATCCATGAAGTGGTGTTGGAATTTCCTCGCGTTTATCTTAAATATTCTGTGAAGTGCTGGCGAGCTTCTCTTCTGCCCTTCTTAAATGGTGACCTTGTGAATGGGAGACTGGCCATGATGCTTCACAATAAACTGAGGACTCACAGACCTGATTTACCGGTGACTGGTGGCCACGGACGAGCGTGTCGATAATAAAGATTTAATGTGAGATGTGGACTGGATGCTGGTGGGCAATGGTTTAAGACATTAAATATATGTACATGCAAAATATTAATAGATAACtgcatcacacacatacatacaattATACTATAACTCAAGGAGAAACAAAGCGGAAAAGTCATTGCAATTTCTTGCAGTCCATCCACCTACTAATCTCATTACCTATACAGCGTGCAGCATCACACCATCTCAAACATGAAGACTCACAATCACAACTAAAATTGGCTACTAGTTTTAAAAATTACTGCAATTTCTTTTTCATATACTGAACTCTAATATAAAACCTAactcgaaaaaaaaaagctatgtgACAGTGTTAAGCGCAACGTATCCAACCAGTTCATAgttgcatgaaaatgaaataacattcaATAATAAGAGATTTATGAGAACTAGTTGCCAAAACTGGTTTACTTTACTGATCCTTCAATACTATATATTATCCTAAGGATACAAAATACTGAGGGCCTGCATGAGTTCAGCATATGAAAAATATGAGGGTTGTTTCAGCCAACTGCAATATATTGTCAAGTACAAACATTGCCAGCACCCTCCTCTTTAATCAAATGAGTGCTCCTCTTAATGTGTATTAtttggttttactttatttattccaaagTAACAGCAACTGCCAGAAcaaattgttgttgtattgaCCGCTATAATTAGCTGTCGTGTCTCAAGCTGATAAATACAAACAGGAGTGTGTTCCTCTACTAATCCGGTCCACCCTGCTGCAAGACATTCATTCATGGGTGTTGCTTTGTCTCATAGTGGGACAGTAAGGTGCAAGTAAACAAAAAGCACAGTCTGATATGCTCCCTGACAGTGCTTATCTGTTGACTGGATAATTTACTGTTTTGAGTGGCGGACGGGGAAAATTGTTGGGTTTGAAATTGGATAGCCAGTGGTTAAAATCAAATGTGAATCAGCCAAAGGATAAATGTGAGAGGGGCATTTATGCTTGCCATACTGGTCTGTTAAATATGCATTTTGAAAGAACGTGGATGCAACATGACTTGCTTTTATGCAACAGGATAGGGGGAGATAAAGTGGAAATAACCAGACCTGAGACGACTGTTGGCCCTTAAACACTATATATTCTCTATGGACTTTCCAAAAACCAACAAGTGCTGCTGATGCaatgtatactgtatgtctCCTTTGGTGTAAAAGGTCAGTAAAACTGTATGGACTACAGGGTGCACATGTACTTCCTACTCCTATATGCTAAGTGTGCATATACAACTTGTCAGTGCTCATATGTGCTATATCTTTTTGTGGCTAAcaaaatgtgttaatgttatTCTTGCATTTATTCATGGGACTCATAATATATGCACTGCCTGAATGTAGATGCATATAACATTATATAGCCTATGGAAACAGTCGGATTCGGTGTATGAATGTGCCTTTCCtggcatgaaataaaacagatgttCACCGCTGAAGGATGATGTGCTGGTTTGTTTGCttgcagtctttttttcttcagtgagTGCCATATGTACTTACTTAAGGATTCACCACAAAATAGCAACAATTAATTTTACACGCACACAGGCTTAGGTCCCTGGAATAGATTATTTGTCCATTTAAGTTATATAAAGAAGCAGGCATTAAGGCCTAGATGCTGAATACAATCACAGTAGTACAATGAAATTATCATTCCTAATTACTTCTAATCAATATAATAAATGTACTTTCTGTCTTaatagaaagatagatagatagatagatagatagatagatagatagatagatagatagatagatagatagatagatagatagatagatagatagatagatagattcatgaattaaatgaaactatTTCAAAACAACTACGTGAATGACCAGGTTCCTAATATCTAATCAATTGCCCGCAGTATTACAcataatgttatttaatttcaaCTTCACGAAATTCTACTGTATTAATATCTATCTTATTGCGACAATACAACTAAATATTTCGGTTTATTAAGTTAATACCGACTAAAGGACGCTTTCGTGTCTCGTTATACGCGCCCGCGGAGccctcctctgattggctgagcgTGTCCCATGCGTGTTGTGGTAAACAAAATCCGAGGTGCGTGTGCATGCGTAGTGGTGGTAATGGAGGATAGTGTTGTACTCACGGGGGCTTAGTTAGCAAGCtgccttttctctgctgtgttcTCAGCCTCCGTTTCAACCGATTACGTGTTTTTTACGACACAGAGGACAACTCCCGAGGCGACCGAGAGCAGGTGGTGAGTATTTGCGTGTCGAGGTCGATTCTCGGCTGAATGTTAACTTGTTAACTCTCGATGCTAATCCGGTTGCGATGCTGGCCGGAACTGCTCTGCAGCTGGGTCGGGTGCAGGCTATTTCCTGACATGTACACCGTTTGACTTGGTGAACGGTAgtttcactgtttgtgttgtctgCTTAACTCAAACAACCGTTCGACGACGCTTTTACGAGTGCGGGCGTTGTAATGctcattttgtcatttgaacTTTTAAGACGAAATAAATACTAGAGCTGATTCAAGTTTGCTAACAGTGGCACTGAACGAATGGGCTGGATGGGATGTAACCAAGCTATGGTGGAAGCTGCGGTCCAGAGAATAGCCTAATTCTTACGTGGTGTTAACGTGGACtgttgttaatttatttgtcgctggctgtttgttttttgtttttcgttccCTTTAGACTGCAAGTTTAGACTTAAAGCCCACTCCATTAGAATACGTTGTCAAGTGCCACGGACGCCAAACTTGACAACCGgacaagctaatgctaatgtcaCGTTACGTGCTCGTTCCACATAGATATGTACACATAGATGCCGCCTCCGCCGCTTCTGTCCATTGGAACGATGCGTCAActcggccgccatcttgggcaggggaGGCAAAGGTCTATCAAAATCATCGTTATTCACTGAATTATCAACCCCGATTTTAATGCCTTTCGGTTTATTTTCAATTACAGACATATatatgatacaatatagattggttaaattaaaaatgtagacagtgagaagctatattatatttaaaatatttgtttgcatatcaaaacaaaattatatattataataaaaatataacaacaatagtaataataacgtTAGCAATACGATtagtaataacagtaataataccATAtgcattattgttattgtcagtaataataataatacataatttatGATATACTAatcaaagtaaattaaaataagataCACTTACAGTTTTCTTATACTTACATAAGCTAGTGTTAAGCTAGTTTAATTTAGGTTAGCTTAAtagatacatttaaataaacagttaaataatataaaacatcttcttACTTGTGAATTGGTATTCCCCGTtgcttggttttggtgtttctttcacAGAAACATCTGTAAGCGGCACAAAAGTCTGTCATTGTAGTCAGTCAGATGCACTGACAGCAGTCTGACTGGGTCTGATCGTTGGTCAGAAACCCCTGCGCAAGATGGTGGCTGTGTTGACGTGTCTGACAAGCCTGAATGCCTCATCTATGTGTATATGTCTACACTCGTTCTTGCAGTGGCTCTTGTCTGACTGAGATAAGGTTAGCAAGCTGTGCTAGAGGAGTGAGGCCAAATTAAAGAGATGGGTTTTGACCAATCAGGGGCTTTTGTAGCTTTTCTCGGCACTGTCCGGACTAGGTTCTTCCACACCacagtgagaaaacaaaacttatgaACGTGACACACTATTAAGAGTATAATACTAGTGGTGAGTGTGATCTAATTTACAAAGGCAGAAATGTTTAGCAACGTAGCTCAATTTAAGATATGGCTAATAGGGGTGATTCTAGGGGCAGAGCTTTAGGGatgctttaatgtcaaactactgtgtcacaaagctaCCTTTGGTTGAAAAggaattgcatttaaatgaagatGAGGTAGGAACAATAAGTGCAAACCAAACTTCAAGATACGAAGGTCGATGATGATAGACAACCCTGCTTAAGAGACAACatcatgtattattattatgtcactCAGCAGTTATTTTTTTGAACAGCACTAGGTGTGCAGGGCAAATGATTTAATTCCTTTAAAGGTGTTTGTCTTAATGTAGATGgtatattttgtttaaaattgcACTGTATCAAagcatcacattttaaaatcgCAATTTCCCTACATTCAATGTCCAGGGGCTGCCACTGAGTTGGGAGATGGCATCCGATGCGGTTTCCCCAAACCGTGGTTCCAAGGGGATCATGACTTTTTACCCCACTGTTGAGGAATTCAAGGATTTCAGCCGCTACGTTGCATATATAGAGTCACAGGGAGCCCACAGAGCAGGCCTGGCTAAAGTAAGTATGAATAAAGTGTATGTTTTCACAGAGCACATTCACCTGTAGGATCCTATTTATTATAAGACAAAAAATAGtcaacaaatataaaattaacCCATAACCACTGCTTTATTTCCCCCATTTAAATTGTTCAAACAAATTTAAGGCCATATGTCAGAATGCTTTTGTCTCAATAATAACCTGGAAGCCAGTCTGAACTTCCTGCCcacagtatttttaaatataacaacaataatagtaataacaataacattaaTAAGACGATTAGtaacaacagtaacaataacatatgtgttattgttattgtcagtAATAGTCTGAACTTCCTGCCCACAGTATTTTTGCAggggaaagttggtctggagttgctccaACATGATAATGCCCTGTCAAAGATTTCCTGAGCCAAGCAAATCTTCATGGCTTTTTTTAtgctgtgatggacagaagaataaCATTTGACATTATCATACACATCGTCTGAGTGCTGTTGAGttgcatttgtttacaacaGAATGGCTCTGGTTGGTTGTTGGACTATCCTATTATGTGCAGAGctattgtttttctctgtgccGGTTCAAACATGACTGATGAAGAAAACCAGGGGCATGTTGCCAAACTCGTTCTCTGATAATAATTAAGTCTGGCTACGCCAGGAAAGGTAAATTatctaagaagaaaaagatcACTCATTGTCCGCTCTCACTCTCTAAGATTGTTCCGCCGAAGGAATGGAAGCCTAGAAGTTCGTATGACAACATAGACGACCTGGTGATACCTGCACCCATTCAGCAGGTGGTGACGGGCCAATCAGGCCTTTTCACACAGTACAACATGCAGAAGAAGTCCATGACTGTCAGAGAGTTTCGCAAGATTGCCAACAGTGACAAGTAAGACACGTGcataaataaaagccttttatgtttgttctgttttaataCCATCCAGCGAATGTCTTATTctcatgctgttgttttttggcGCTGGTACTGCTAACTGTTCACTGTTAAAACCTTTCTTTATAGATTCTGCAGTCCACATTATGATGACTTCGAAGAGCTTGAAAGGAAGTACTGGAAGAATGTGACATTTAACCCTCCCATATACGGAGCAGATGTAAACGGATCCTTATATGATCCAGTGAGTTGATGTTCCTTGAATCTTGTTAACAGTGAATATTTATTGATACTGGCAAACTGTGTAACTGTTGTCTTAAAAGAACGTTAATAACCTCTGAACGACCACTCCAAGTCTTGTCTGTTAATTATTATTCTCTGTACTTGTTGCAGGATATCAAAGAGTGGAATATTTGTCACCTCAACACCATTTTGGACACTGTGGAATGTGAGAGTGGCATCACTATTGAGGGTGTTAACACACCCTACTTGTATTTTGGTATGTGGAAGACCACCTTTGCATGGCACACTGAGGACATGGATCTCTACAGTATCAATTACTTGCATTTTGGAGAACCCAAATCATGGTAAAGACACCTGCAAATACCTTGGTTCAAATGCATAGATGAAGCATAAAATGATTCTGCATACTTCGTACATAGTGACAGTTAATTCATGTGGCTGTTTGCAGGTACTGTGTTCCTCCAGAGCACGGGAAAAGACTTGAACGTCTGGCTAAAGGTGAGAATCACTGGGATATTTTCTGTAGATATACGTTGcttactgtatatttaagtaTTATGTTGTCTATTACTTTGCAGCATAATTAATTTCTATCTGTTCTCTCTTCTAGGGTTCTTTCCTGGCAGTGCTCAAAACTGTGAGGCTTTTCTAAGGCACAAGATGACTCTTATCTCTCCTTCAGTACTGAAGAAATATGGCATTCCCTTTGAAaaggtatttattcatttatgttttcaaCAATAACTAAATGTGTGACATGCagctttttaactgtttttatctCTCCCTAAGATCACTCAGGAGGCTGGTCAGTTCATGATCACTTTCCCCTATGCCTATCATGCTGGGTTCAACCACGGCTTCAACTGTGCAGAATCCACCAACTTTGCTACAGAGAGATGGATTGAGTACGGCAAGCAGGCTGTTTTGGTGAGGACCACCAATGTCTAGGGATACATACGTGTATTAAGATAAACATGGAACGTTGTTACCGTAATACATTGTGGTCGTATTTGTGCCTTCTCACTCACTAGTGTTCATGCCGTAAAGACATGGTGAAAATCTCCATGGACGTATTTGTGAGGAAATTCCAGCCAGATCGTTACGAGCAGTGGCTGGCAGGGCGAGATGTGGTACCCATCGACCACTCACGGCCCACCCCGGAGGCTAAGGAGTTCCTGGATGAGTCCTTTAATGACATCACCAGCAGCAATAACAGTGGCTTCATGGAGAGcagtggagaggatggagagcgGAAGAGGTGGGTCATGTACTGCAGAGAAGCATGTCTGAgaattagttcttttttttttttttttttaattgtttatctAGTGTCATTTGAAGTCCTGTTTGCCCACACATCACATGGCCTCCACAGTGTTTGTTCTATGCTTTGGATGGGCTCTTCCAAGCCAGGTGTTGTTTGTAGATTAACTTTGTTATCAAAGTCTATTCTTGATGTTCATTAATGGTTTGCACCTTTGGGTGAACCCTCTAAGTTTGCTCTTGCAAAGTCTTTCCTTTTTAGTAGACTTTAgtcctgctgctgtaacattgaAAGAATTCTGAGATCATCCATGTTTTGTCTTACCTGGATGTCTTTTTGTGTCcctcacattattatttttttctctgaatgtaCCAGACCGTTAATGTGGCCTCTCCCAATGTTCTCTCTGGTGGGTTTTCACCAGATTGCACTTGCTTTGAGAGCTCATTGAACACATGTTGTGGTTTCATAACAACTGTTTCCATACGCAAATGGGAGACTTAAAATCAGCTCCTGAACTTCTGCTCACCTGTCTGATGAAGAATATCACACAGGAACAGGGCTCTGTGGGTAATACAACTACAACTGTCCTACTACATTTATAAAACTGGAGAGTGCATACGTTTAAAGAAGACGGCTAACACTACAATTTGTCATTGTccaaatatgtatgtataatatatatgtgtatttattgagtATAATGAGAAGATGAAGTTAAGGGGCTCATTTTACACATATAACAGAATTCCTTGAGTGCCCCCAACACGTTTGGTTTCGGTAAACTAGTTAATTTGACTTCCAAACACAGATTTGATTTGTAATTTGGAACAATTCTATGTTTTGCAGCTGTCGTGTAAAGTAGTGCATATCAGAAAGAGACATTGCAAAAAGGCAGAGTTGCAAATTCTGTTAAATCCCGAAAATTGACTATACAGTACAATTTACTAAGTGCTACTTAACATTTGACTGAGAATctaaatcattcattcattaatttttctGTGATCACTTGTCCTTGGGAGAGTTGCTGCGTTTAAATAGCAGGTGCCTGACtcacagaacacagacacagagttgTTTGGAGAATAGCTTTTTGTGTCAGTAtcataatagtttttttttaacctgttgttattatgttatttgttgtacttttgtttttgaaaggtggcttgtttcattttaatttagtttagatGCGATGCTGATCTTTCATGTTGTCTATTGTCAGTACTAAACAGAGGATCGAGACCAAGAGGCACCGGGTTTGTCTGGAGGTGCCTGAAGAGGTCGTTCCcaaggatgaagatgatgatgatgatgtggagCTGTATGGAAAGCGCCCCAGGCTAAGTCTAATACCTCCGCGTACAATAGCACAAGATGGAAGGAGAAATAAAGGTATGATGAACACCATTTTACCGCTTTCCCATTTTCAAcaatttattgtattgtatcgatattaaataaagtgtatatttttttctcctgatttCATTTGCAGGCCCACCAAAGCTGGTTGTCACACCAACCAAGCTCACTTTAATGGATCCATTTCACAGGGGCTTGAACCAAAGTAGCATCGATGGAAGCCGTCCGCCTCATTATACCAAGACTCGTGCACCCGCAATCTCATCTCAGGCTAAGCCCAGAAACGGTCACCTGTCGGTTTCAGGGTCACCTACATGGACAGAAGTTACAGCTCAACCCGCCCGCAAAATGGGGGTGGCCAGCCTGCTTTTCCACAAGACTCTGAGTCCAAAAGACGCGTTACAAGTCCAGAGTTATAATCTAGAAAAGCAGCGACAGCCTCACACGCAGCTACAGGTGCACAGCTACGCCAGAGAGCACCAGCCACGTCATCTCCTGCACAAGACCTGTACACTGTCGCACACGCGGGTTCAGCCCTTATCACAGACACCGAGCTGTGAGACAACGGAGCCAAAGGCAGAACCTAAAAACGTTCTTACCAAAGTAGCACAGGATGAACCAGAAGCACAGACATCTGTGGTGCAGGACCAAGCGGAGAGCAAGCCCAAAATGTCATTACCCACCATTGAAGATCAAGCTGAAACAGTGAAGGCTGAAGTCAAGTGCGCTGTGAAGTCTGTTGCACCTCAGAGTGAAACGCAACCCACAACACAAGACTTGATCAAAGTGAACATAGAGACTTCCAAGAACAGCAAACGAAAGGtctgtgtttttgctttcaCGTCACAAAAAGATTTGCACACAGTGAATTGCTGTGCTCGGTGCATGTTTGAACGCTGGTTACCTTGTTTGTTACGGTGCATGCGTTGTGTTCTTTGTTAACAGCAAATCATGCAAAGCAGCTTTTAGTCACATCCTTACCATAACACGGAAGCTGTTTCTAGAAAACATGTTTGACGTACTCTGAACCCTGAACTCTTGATGGAAAGTCAACACACACTGATCATTTATCTTTAAAGGGTGCTGCAGCCCCAGTGTATGTTCCTGGtgaaaaataaccaaaataGTGAATGCTATTACGTTTTATTCACCTCATCATTTAGTAAACTTTATTCTATAGATTaagtatttcattattttattcatctggAACCTGACaggacaaaagagacaaaaattgaaaatatatcaaataaacACAGGTTATTTATAGACGTGTACTGTAGCCagtaaaaatgattttgatGACACGCTGCAGTAAGTTAAAATAGTTTGTACACTTTTAGACTCGCTCGACTGCGTTTTACttaaaaaatggttaaaataagGACATATGCAGCTTGTACTCAAGAACTGTCGCATTTTATCATCTCTAACCACAACACAATCAGTCTCAATATGAAATATTGTCTTAATCTCCAGTCGGCCATTAtaaaattagataaaataaTCCTCTAATTTATTACACAGTGGGAAAACCATCAGTGCTTCATCAGTGCAGCCAAGCGCAGCATGAGAAATTAAATGTCGGTGTGTTGAGTCTGacacaaacatcttttatttaacagtGATTACTTGGTCTCAGATGTTTCAGTGCTGATAGTTACGGCTCACCCCTTCCTCTGTTAAATttgactgatgtgtgtgtgtctgtcctcaCATTGATTGCAGAATATAAAATTGATAATATTTAGGAAACCTTGGGTAACAAACTAACATCCTAGAAGGATTTTGAACAGCagcacaatgttgttagtggggttgaggggagggaaggggcctgtgtgggtcatcccacagatagttgatcagtttggttgctacatgtctcagtaacatccacatgaatgtcaggtccaaaggtttcccagccgaacattgaattgtcacaagatgatcaatgttgtTATTATTCAGAAACGACTGCAAGAACCTTTGGTGGCTCTGTACTGGGGCTTTTCCTTGCATGATGTTTGCATACTAATCTCTAAAACCTTTGCATCCATCACTAATCCTACTCACAAAACAGTTGATGGTGATTCTGCTGGCAGAGTATACAAATATTACACACAAATCTGCCATAAATGTTCACTGTTATTCATCCTATTTAAACTACAGTGTAACCAATGTCCCCTTGCGGATAATGGCATTGTCATCCTGAAAGACACCATTCCTGTCAGTGAACCAAAGCTCGATGAGAAGAAGGTGATTCCTCAGAATCATCACGTAAGTAGCTGCTGCCTGTGACCAAATTCTCTAAGCTGTAGTTGGACCTGACATTACTGGGGAAATTGCAAAACCAGTACAGAGCTCCCAATATGCCTCGTAGAAACCAATGTTCTCTGTTGTTCATTGCAACAGGTACAATATACTGTTGTTCCTCTTTTGAATTTCTGCCTTGTTATACGTGTCTTGCACCAGCAGGTGTCAGAAGAGCAGTCGTATTGCAAGTCAGTGGTGGATACGCAGCAGCAAGAAGCACAGCTCTGTAAGCTGCCTCGCCATCACCCTCTGATCAGAGAGCTGTACAGTGATGATGGTATGTACTTCACTGGAAGCACTTAGTAGCACGTGGTGTCAGTTCAGCAAGCACTGCATTTACTT encodes:
- the kdm4ab gene encoding lysine-specific demethylase 4A isoform X3; this translates as MASDAVSPNRGSKGIMTFYPTVEEFKDFSRYVAYIESQGAHRAGLAKIVPPKEWKPRSSYDNIDDLVIPAPIQQVVTGQSGLFTQYNMQKKSMTVREFRKIANSDKFCSPHYDDFEELERKYWKNVTFNPPIYGADVNGSLYDPDIKEWNICHLNTILDTVECESGITIEGVNTPYLYFGMWKTTFAWHTEDMDLYSINYLHFGEPKSWYCVPPEHGKRLERLAKGFFPGSAQNCEAFLRHKMTLISPSVLKKYGIPFEKITQEAGQFMITFPYAYHAGFNHGFNCAESTNFATERWIEYGKQAVLCSCRKDMVKISMDVFVRKFQPDRYEQWLAGRDVVPIDHSRPTPEAKEFLDESFNDITSSNNSGFMESSGEDGERKSTKQRIETKRHRVCLEVPEEVVPKDEDDDDDVELYGKRPRLSLIPPRTIAQDGRRNKGPPKLVVTPTKLTLMDPFHRGLNQSSIDGSRPPHYTKTRAPAISSQAKPRNGHLSVSGSPTWTEVTAQPARKMGVASLLFHKTLSPKDALQVQSYNLEKQRQPHTQLQVHSYAREHQPRHLLHKTCTLSHTRVQPLSQTPSCETTEPKAEPKNVLTKVAQDEPEAQTSVVQDQAESKPKMSLPTIEDQAETVKAEVKCAVKSVAPQSETQPTTQDLIKVNIETSKNSKRKQVSEEQSYCKSVVDTQQQEAQLCKLPRHHPLIRELYSDDDVYTDVEIEQEEKEEWAKPLTQLWQSRPYNPQAEREYNKSMGQQAPYCCICLLFHTYHQSESNSGSSSVMLVNRPGGRQWSKPLIPEMCFNTQSSKTNDGDEGQLSNPHVAEDGTSRLVSCAQCCVRVHTSCYGVSGDEAELDDWLCARCEADAVTEDCCLCSLRGGALQRANNDKWVHVLCAITVLEARFVNITERSPIDLSAIPLPRFRLKCAYCRKRMKREVKGCCVQCSHGRCSTAFHPTCAQAAGILMHPDDWPFIVFITCHRHRAPVMPERNKASMRELSVGQKVICKYKNGRYYHSDVVELTTATFYEVVFDDGSYSDNLFPEDIENRDCVRHGPPSKGEAVQVRWTDGLIYGAKFVALHSIPMYLVEFEDGSQITVKREDIYTLDEDLPKRVKSRMSVASDMRFELFTQSEVKQNSKRQRVINSRYREDYIEPVIYRAIME